From Deltaproteobacteria bacterium:
TTCATATGTCAATAAAGCCAAGACTACTACAAACGCGCTTATAAACAACGGGTCAGATATAATATAAAAAACATGCAAATTCAATGGGTTTCATATTATTAAATCCTGAAACAGGAGAAATAGTTTCTAAGAAGGAGCGCTGGCGACAAAGCAATCCTTACCTTTTCAGCCAGACCGTATTTGTACCATACTTTCTATATATCGAAAATGGGTGTCTTTGAGGAGTAGGCTCACTAATTTTTTAGAGAAGAATTTTTCTAGGAAGCTCTTCCCGAAAAAAAAAGCAGCTCTTATGCTGCTTGTTCATGTCTGCCAAGGATTTTAAAAGGCCAACTCAGGTTTCCTTTTTAGCTTCCTTCTTGGTTTCCTTTTTACTGGATGAATCGGTTTTTTTCGCGGGTTTTGTGTCGTGGCTCTCAGGCGACTTGCCCGGGCCTTTTTTATTGGTGTAGTCGGTGGCATACCAGCCGGAGCCCTTTAAGTGGAAGGTGTTGAGCGACATGAGTTTGGTAAGCCTCCCCCCGCAATGAGGGCATGTCTTCAGAGGCGGGTCGGAAAATTTCTGAAGCTCCTCGATGATATGGCTGCAAGTCTCACATTGATACTCATATAGTGGCATAACTCAAAACCTCTTCTTATTATCTCTGGGCTTAAAATAATCATTTTTTCAGGTTTGTCAAGCCTAATAAGGCGGCGGTATATTTCAGTAAACCATCTCCCTGTGCCTTGAGTAGTAATCGAGAATGATCGGCAGGTCAGGCAGCTTGATCGCCTTGAGCATTTCATAGGTGATCTGGTGAACTCGGGCCTCCTCAGCGGCGCGTGATTTTTCATTGGCCTCAAAACTCTGGAGAAAGCGATAAAAACGGATTATATGCACCAGTTCGTGGGTAATGACATAAATTAAAAGAGGCCGAAGCGTAAGGTCTGTCTCTCTCTTCAGAGCTTGAAGGATATTATCGTCCTGGATGCAGATGCTGTAAAAATCCGATTCACGCAAACCATCGGGCGGTGCAGGCCGGCTGTAGCGCATTATCTGGGCAAAGGTTTCAGGTATATGCTCGTGAAGGTTCAGGTCTTTGAGGGTTCGGATGTCGTAACGGTATTTCTTCCAGCTTGAAAGAGTCAGGTTAAAACGGTCGTTAACGACGTCCTCTGAGATTGAGACAGCCTGGTTTACTATATTCAACTGGTTTGAATTAAAATGTTTTTTTCCTTGATTCACCCTCATTCATCCTTTAAGACCTCTGGTACCGGTATTTTAACATTTTTACGGTCTATGATATAGTTATAATTTGTAGTAAGATGTCAATCTTTTCCGTTGAAAAGTCTGTATTGGATCCAAAGGCAATCCATGAGTTAGGGAAGAAGGCAGATGAGCAAGGTCGTTGATTTAAAGGAATACAGTGTTGACCGGGCCTTTCGCCGCGGGTTGCCTGGCTGGCAGAGTCATTTCCAGGAGGCCTTGAGCATACGGACTCGGCTTTGTGACCTGACCGACCAGACGCTGCTTGCCTTGGCCCGCTTACAGGGGACATCATCCTTTGTCCTTCAGGATCTGATCATGGGCTTTCGCGGCCTGGGCGCTGGAATGAAATTTCCGCATCTCGACGCGAAGACGAAAATGGCGGTGCTTGACGTGTATTTCTTTCTGGCTGATCAGGTGCGCTGGGAGTGCATGCGCCGTTTGGGTTGGGTTAAAGGCTTTGCCGGGGAGGAGTACTCTCTGGTCGAGCTCATTCTGAATTATAAGGAGATCAAGAGTCAGTTTTCACCGAAGTATCCGCGGTTGACTGAAACTCATCCTGACTACGAGGAGTTCATGCAGCACCAGCAGCTTGAAGGCGAAGCAATGGTACGGCGCCTGATTCCGATTGCCTTGGCTTTTCTCGAGAAAAAGGTTCAGGGGTGAAGGGGCTGGCCCCGCCTTGTGGCAGGAAGCGCAAAAAAAAGAAGACCGGGATCACCGGCCTTCTAATTTATGTTAGGAGCAGTCGTCCAGGATCTTCTGAACCGCTCGCAAGGCGGTATATCCGCTTGCCCGGGATTTGTCAACCTTTTTTTTAATCTTTTTTTTAATCTTTGTAACTAACGTCAGATGAAGCCGGTCTTAAATAAAAAGAATGGCGTTCATGAACCCAGAACGGTAGAGACAGGGCTGGAGCGCCTTTTAAAGGATCCACCGTCTCATCTGCGGCGGGCAAGTCTCGGGCTGGTGGCCAATCAGGCCTCGGTCGGGCCGAAACTAAACCACGCGATTCAGCTTATTGACCAGGCTTTGCCAGGCCGGCTCAAGACCATTTTCAGCCCGCAGCATGGGTTTGCCGGAGAAAAGCAGGATAACATGGTCGAGTCAGATCATGGCCGGGAAAGTAGTACCGGCCGCATGATCTTCAGTCTCTATGGGCGCACGCGGCGGCCTGAGCCTGAAATGCTGGCCAATTTGGATGTTTTGATCATTGACCTGGCAGATGTCGGGACCCGCGTCTATACCTTTGCTCAGACCATGACCTACTGCCTGGAGGAAGCGGCGCGCACGGGTCTCAAAGTCATGGTCCTTGACCGGCCTAACCCTATCGGAGGCATACAGGTCGAAGGCAACCTGCTCAAGCCGGATTGCGCCTCTTTTGTGGGTTTGTCCCCCCTGCCCATGCGTCATGGACTGACCATGGGCGAACTGGCAGGATACATCGCCCGCCGATTAAACCCGGCCCCGGACTTTGAAGTTGTCCGCCTCGCAGGCTGGAGCAGGGAGATGTATTATGATCAGACCGGGCTTTACTGGGTC
This genomic window contains:
- a CDS encoding zinc ribbon domain-containing protein, whose protein sequence is MPLYEYQCETCSHIIEELQKFSDPPLKTCPHCGGRLTKLMSLNTFHLKGSGWYATDYTNKKGPGKSPESHDTKPAKKTDSSSKKETKKEAKKET
- a CDS encoding DUF1343 domain-containing protein, which codes for MKPVLNKKNGVHEPRTVETGLERLLKDPPSHLRRASLGLVANQASVGPKLNHAIQLIDQALPGRLKTIFSPQHGFAGEKQDNMVESDHGRESSTGRMIFSLYGRTRRPEPEMLANLDVLIIDLADVGTRVYTFAQTMTYCLEEAARTGLKVMVLDRPNPIGGIQVEGNLLKPDCASFVGLSPLPMRHGLTMGELAGYIARRLNPAPDFEVVRLAGWSREMYYDQTGLYWVMPSPNMPASGTALVYPGQVIWEGTNISEGRGTTRPFHLCGAPFIDSKQFKAELEGYDLPGVYFRAAAFEPTFHKYRAEVCHGLEVHPADRLRYQPYLTSLTMLEVLLRLYPDQVAWKAPPYEYERERCPLDLILGDRRIREGLEKGMSAADLAREWQPELSSFLEERKKYLLY